The DNA window GGTGAGGAAAACAAAGAGTGCCCCAAGACCTCATACACGCCCGCAAGCGCATGCACAATGCATGCTCTAGGAGGCAGATAAGCCGCGGCGTTGCCCAGGTGCACGatgggtgcgtgtgggtgcgcaATGGCATGCCAGCCTATGTACATCCAAGACGGCACACAGATGTGTGCTCTTGCGAAACCATCACGGCAACAGCGCAACCGCGCCAGCCAACACCGACACCGCGGCCcccggggaggggggagagaggaggaggggagaccAACACGCAAAGTGCTGAGCGCGACGGACGCGGCAcaatgcacgcacgcagctcCCAGCATGCCCTACGCCGTCTTCCACAAGAGCACGGACACCTGTCCAACGTAGAGGTATATGAAATTCTTGGCCTCGTGCTCGACATCGGCACCAAAGTTTCGACCAACGATGCAGTGCCACGTAGGGAAGTAGCGCTTGTCGAACTCGCGCTTGATGTGCGCGGCCATATCTTTCTCTAGATGATGCTCCTTGATGGCTTTGGTGGCAATGTCTAAGGCGTCTGTCTGCATCTCCGGACTTATGTCCGCCAACTTGACGTCGGGCTTCCGCTCGCTCATTTTCCGCCCCTGCGAAAGGTGAAGCCTGCAAGTTGatgttcgtgtgtgcgtgtgtcgtcGCTGTTGTGCTGCTTTACCTCTCCGGATGGGTCTGGTCGTTCGCCACGGACTCGATGGGATGAGGCCGCACCCAAGAcaagtgtgcgtgcgtgggaggaagagggggtcTTGGTGTTGATATTGCGGTGCTTGTGAGCACCGAAACACACAGCAGCAAGTTGTCAGGCGGGTGGATGAtcaggcggcagcggtccACAGGGGTGCCTTCTGCCACATGTGCGCACTGAACGTTCGTAACCGTAGGGGGAGAGGGACAGAGGTCGAAGAGGCAACGTTGGAAACAAGAAGAACGCAGAGGTCGCCTCTGTGGCGACGAAGATGCCAGGGATAGGCCACGGATGGCGACAGATATCGAGAGTGCAGTGAGTGGACATGGAGACAGCACGCTCCGGAGTAAAAAAGCAATGCCCGCCTTCACTGTCTCccggctctctctctctctctctcgcgtaTGTCAACGGTTATTCCAGAAGAGGGTCTGAGCACCGCGTGATCATTGTGCTGGGAAGCGACAGACGAACCAGCAACGCCGACACACAATATATCCGTTCCtgacccctcccccggcaTCGGCGCTGCCTTTTGGCACCTACCCGTTGCCCGCCACTCCGGCCGTCTCACCGCAGTCCTCTTCGATGatctttttgttttcattTCGCACGCGGCTTGGCCACCTGCGAagaggtgaggaggaggggcggaggggcaCAGCGAAGCGCGGGGCGAGGTCATGAATCGCTCGCGGGCTTTTCAACACATCCTCAGCCCCCCTCAACGGACCCGTCCCCCTACGAAACTCCTTCCCACCTGCGGCGCTTCACAGCGTCCACcgcacaccagcaccaaCACCGCAGCAAGCAATCACCACAACACGCTAAAATTAGACGCAGACAagtgacagagagagagagagagacgcgtaGAATGCCCACATGTGTGTCTCCATCACTCCCAGGGCCGGGACGCCGGCCTCCGCTACATCATGTTTGAGAGCCCGTCAATGACCCCGTCTCCGGGACGAGCGCCTCGTCCATTGGCGCCGATGGAAGTACGATGGCCATGTTGGCAGCCGCACTCTCGGGCGCcctctcagcctcctcctcctcctccccctgtTCCTGTGCGCTCGGCGCCGGAGACTCGGCCATGCACGCATTCGCAGCAGGCAAGCCATCCCGGGCAACCGGTGCTGACGGTTGCGTCGCTGATGTCGAAGACGTGGGAGCAGGGGTCGCGCTCAACACGACATGCTGGGATGAGACTGGGGCCTCAGCCGCATGCATATCTGGGGCAGAGGACGCCGCGTGAGGCTCTGGCCGCGGTGCCGATGCAGCGTTGGTGGTGGCAGTTAGCTGTAGAAGCTGCACCCGAAGCTGCTCGTTTTCTGTCTTGAGCATGCTGTGCTTCTCCATCATGCTTTTGGAGATGGTCAGAAGTCGCTGATTCGCCGCCTCCATATCTGCCGtcgtcttctccgccttTTGTACGCGCTCCCGCATGTCCAGCCGCTCTGCTGCCATGCTCGCAAGCTTGGCTTCgagcagagaagagcggTACTCGAgtgcccgctgctgcgtctcaGGCGATGGATGCGGCACAATGCttgcagccgccgcaccaccgctgccttcAGCACCACTTTCGCACACcttggcagcagcacacaggcCGATAGCCTGAGCCCCAGCGAAACCCCTCAGTGACGCCTTCAGCAGACCGGCCTTGTGCAACGTATCCTTCAGCACACGAACGATGTTCATCATACCGGAGCGGCTCAGAGAATCGACTAACAATGTGTCTTCGGTGTcttcagcgccagcgccggtattgccgccgctgccaacgTCCGCATCTATTGAAGCATCAtcgacacgcacgcggcgcagggCAATGATCTCCGCGTTGAGGGTGCCCAGCGACTCCTGGAGAGACGAGAAGAGCTCCGTGAGGTGAGTCGCGGTGGTTTGCAGTGCAGTCGACGACGCCTCTGCCTCCTGTGCGGGTGCGCCTGGCGGCTGGACGAGGTCTGTGAgctgcgtctgcagcgcCATATTTTTCTCCATCAGCTCAGACTCCCTCGCCAGGCTTCTGTGCAGCTTGTCCTTAAGACGGCTGGAATGCCCCTGCAACACCTCGTGCTCGCGCTTCAGCTGTGTGAGACGCAGCTCCACGTCATCTTTCTCCGCTGTGACCTGCTTCACCTCGTTCAAAGAGCGCTCGCACACCTGCttggccgccgccagctgatTCTTCAGCACCTCGATGCGCTCCGTGGCCTCGGCCACGTTGAGAGAGTCCTCCACTGGAACGTCATGCATCAGCGCCcgctccaccaccgtcacGTGGTTCTTCTCCAGCAACTCCTGGCACACCTTCACCTGTGCACGCAACCTGTCACGCTCTGCTGTGACACGCCGCACCTCTGCCATCAACTCTGAGACACACTGCGCATCTGAAAGAGACGCATCCACAAGGTGGGACCTCTCCACGTCCGTGCTCTGCAGGGACGTATTTagcagcacaagcgcctcACGCAGCGCAAACTGCGAGGCTCCCAGCACGGCATTCATCTTGTCCATGGACTCCTCGGCTGCGATAGACGAGGAGACAAGTGTGCACGACTCGGTGCCGTCGTCGACCGCTTCGCGGCTGACGGCCATCAGCCCTCCCGCGCTGTGCAggccgtcagcagcagcggaggaagCCATCGcttccttctccgcctcccgcgcGAGTGTCCACTGGCGCATCAGCTCTTTGACCTGAGCATCATACAGGTTGCCCTGCGAGCTTTCAAATCCTGCCATGAGCTTAATCATCGCGAGAACATTTTCCGACTGCTTCTCTATCCGTTCCACGTCCTCCCTCCACGCTGCGTTTGAGCGTGCAACGGAGCCACGGTCATCAGGAACCACCTGCAGAGCCGCCTTACTCAGTTCCGCGTTAGCTTGCGCGGCTcgctgcagtgctgccgtggcctcggtggcggcggccccgtACTGCGTCGACACGCTCTGGGCAAGTCTTAGCTGCATCTCGGCTCGCGTCGATGCCTCCTCGaggacacgcacacgcgcggtgTACTCGCTGCGCAGTTCTTGGATCGCTAGCGCCACCTGGTCCATCTCGGCATccctctgcagctgcaggactTGGGCAGACAGACAAGCCGCGTCCTCCTGTGCGCGTCGAAGCTCGTCGCGGCACACCTTTAAGTTCACGGCCAACTGTGCGGCGTcgtccaccacctccgtATACgcccaccgcagccgctgcacttCCTGTGAGATGGCTGGGTCATTCTGTGGGTGGAGCCGCTCCCGCACCATGTCCGTAATGCGTCTGTCGGCAATCTCGCgacgctgcttctcctccaggTAGCGTTGGTGCACAACGAGGGCATCATGTTGCACACGCTTCACGACGCCTTCGAGGCACGTATagcgctgctctgcctccATAATTCGCGActcttgctgctgccacgAGTCTACGAGGTCCGTCAGCGTCATCTCCTTGTGCTCCAGCATCTTGAGAGCGTAGTAGTGCGGTGCGCTAGACCGCAGTGATGGATCcggcggtgcaggcggtgcacTCCCTCGCTGCATCTCCGCATATGCGGCAGAAGACGCACGAGCCACCTCGgcccgcacggcggccacaATCTCGTTCAGTCCAAGGTGTTGCTCGAGTAACCGTACGTGATGCTTTGCTCGGCGCACATCTGCCCGAGCTGACTCGGCGTAGCGGCTCTTCTCggcgagctgcgccaccacccgcatGAGGGCGTCTACCTCCTGCTCATGGCGAACCAGTCGGTTCTCGGCAAACGTGCAGGCTGCCCGCAGCTTTGCCACGAGCACGTCGCGCTGCATCACCTCCACCTCGGCCTTAAAGGCGCGCGACGTGGCGACTGTGACCTCCCTTAACATGGTTTGTGCGTAGCTCTTTAGCTGCTGCACAAGCGTGCGATTCAGTTGCCGCTCGGACGACAGCTCGGCCTCGGCCACGGCTAGGGACCCGTGAAGGGCCTCAtccacgtgcgcacacacggcgTCGAAGGCATAACCGCGGCCCCTTTCTGCTTCGACCAGCAGCGACTCGATGAGTTGATCCTTGACGCCACTCGTCACCGCGCCGCGAAGACGCGCGAGATCACTCAACACGCGTTGAGTGGTGTCCTCGgcatgctgcagctggtgcttcGTCAGTCGCTTCTGCAGCTCCGTTACCTGGTGCGCGAGTCGCGCCCGCTCACCATTGAGGCTGAGCACGTACTTGCCGTTGATAGAGGCAATCGTGTCGACGATGTGGGTTGTGTGGGCCAGCACATCCTCAGTACGCTGCTCCTGacgcttcgcctccgcctcgcgttcgcgctgccgcttgaAACGACCTTGCGCAGCGGCCGAGTCGCCGCTCACAGCGTGCTCCCCCTGAGGACGGATCATGGTGGATAAAGCGACCTTTTCTACGTAAGGTGGTGAAGGTGtacctgcgtgtgtgcgtgtgtttgtgtgtggttGGCGTGCGGGTCAACCTCTCTCgccgtctccctcccctcaaCAGCTGGCGAAGCTGCAAAGATGTCCGTCGGGAAGAACGTGTCCAGACGCAGTAGTCCAACAAGAGCTGCAGATGCAACGCGAAGAGATGGAAAGAGAAAACGGGATGAGAGTGGTGCAGGTTCGACAACGTCATTCCGGAGAGGCAACGGGCAGGTGGAAGACGCGAGGAACTGCCTTGCAAACATGTTCTCGTCATGGGGAGAGACGACTAGTGTcagagagaaggagcggcgAAGGAGAACAACTCGCACATGTTaccagcgctgccgtctACCACCGATGGAGAAATGACGAACACACTCTTTgcgggggaagagggctAGCGGCACTTGTCGAGAAGGCGATGGCCCGCACGAGGCCACCCGAAACTGAATAGGTGGCCGGCCATAGAATAGTTTCAGCGAGGAAGAAACTCTGGCACGTGAATTCAGTGCAGATACCAGGGTCATGCgctctcacgcacacgcacttcACAACAGTgacgagaaagagggagggggcgagaggCAAACGCGCTCAACGCGCCCTCACCGCCACACTTCCAGCTTCGTGCTGGTAACGACAGGGGCACAAGGAGAAGCAGAACGGGGTCGGGTTCGCGCACGGCAACGTCTCTGTGGTCCAACACAAAACAATCATCTAGAAAGCAGCGTGTGAAAAGAGGGCGAGAGTGCTCTGCACGGACGACGAATGGCTGTCCATCGCAtcaccgccatcgtcgccaAGGAAAAAGAGCGCAGGAGAAAAATGCAAAGTGCGAACCCCCTCCATCGCTCACCATGTCCCCCTGTGTAGAGATTCAGCTCTACGATCGCCCCAGCCCTCTGCGCTGCTTCCGCCCGTATGCATGTTCATAtccatgtgtgtgtgcctgtgtgtgctgaCGCCTTCGCGTATGGCTCGTCTGCGAGCCGTGCTTCTATGGAGTTGTGTAGTGGttgtggtggagggggagggataGATGCACTGCAGAGCTTTGGGATTACACAAGTACAAGGTGTACGGCAGAATGAGGCGAAACGACCACAAGACGTACATCGCGCCCGTGCCGCTGAGTCGAGTAGCGCGAAGGTCGCCGGAAACACGcacggcactgctgcgcaccagctCCGTTGGATAAGTTTGGCACCTTTTTCAGGACAGAGACCATTCCTCATGACCGCATGATGGAGGGAGAGCAGGAGAGAAGGACAGCGTGGGTGCCGCTAAAAGTCGTCATACGGCGTCTGCGGAACGTCCCCATCGGAGGGGTCGCTGAGCGGGTCTTCGAGGAGAAGTGCCGCCAtcttctgcgccgccacgtTAGAGTCTACCTGAACGTGACTCGGATCAAAAAGATCGTCGTCCGCTGCAACAAAGCGCGAGCGTGACGGTAGCTGCCTCAGGTCATGCGAGACGTCCGCCGCGGAGTGGCCCGTGGTTGTGGTGGACCGAGCGACATCCATGGCCGTCCTGCGTGGCAGTACCTCTGTGcgtagcggcggcgaagggtCCACGACAGCAGTGCGGTTCGCACCACTTGTCTCCCTACCAGCCTCTCCATCCTGgacaagagcagcggcgggcgtGGGTGTCTTCAAGGTTTCCTCCACACGCCTCACCGCGCGAAACAGTGCGTTGTCATTGTGGGTGGAGATGCGCGCAAAACGACGCAACATCGTGTGCGCTTCGTCTGCCTTGCGCCGTTGgcccgccacctccgccagtACTCGGCAAAGAAGAGCCTCCATCCTCTCTTGCTGAGTGCCGGTGTTCCCAacagcggcgtggcagcgagCGATATCGTCGCGAAGGTCGTGCACGCCTCGCTTCGCTTCATCCATAGCGCTGAGCGCACCCGCCATCAGCTCTTCGCATTCAATGGGTTCGCCCCCAAGCCTTCCAGGCCTCCGCGACGTCTGCTTTGTCGTCGGTGACACGGGAGCTGCGCATGATCCACCGTCGCTGGCTCCGGGGCAGGTCAGAGATGTGGCCCTCGGTAGTGTGGTGTCCACCTTGAAAGCCTCCGCAAACGTCACTAGCCCTGAGCagagcgccgcgccgagGCGCTCAAGAAGGCACCGCACAACGTCGATGGCGGCCTCTGCCCAATCCCTCTCCAGCGCTACACGACCGTTTGCCTCCAACAGCACGAGCTCATTCTCGATTAGGTCGTCCATCTCTGCCTGCATTTCAGTCGTCAAGGCGCGctcctccgccagctgcatCTCATGAAATCTCTGCTGACGCTCGAGGTCAGACTCCAGTTGCTGGATGCGCTTACGCGCTGAATCGTCGcccgcggctgctgttgctcccgccaccgctgtggcAGACCCGCGAGGACGGCGAGAGGTGGCAGCAGCGttctctcctccgctgcgtCCTGGTGAGGAGTAGGCACAGAGTGAAAGACAATGCGTGTCCACCGGCACCGTCAGTGATCGCCGCTGCGAAGGACGCGGCGAACACGTGCGCCGGTGTGGAGTCTCCTCGGACGACACCGCAGACACGCTCTCTGGAGAAAAGCCGCCAGAGACGCTTCCGCGGGGGCTAACGCATCTAGCACCAACAGccccgccagcagcagccacggcgcCATGGCCTCGGGTTTCATCTGGCATGCGATGTGCGATTTCCGCAACTCGCGCCCACTcggccgcgcgcagctgGACGAACAACAGAgcctcgcccttctccgctGACTCAACGTGGTCGCgccccgccgcctccgcgtcctcaACGACGACGCGTGCAAGTTGTGCGTGTCTTTCGCTGGCAGCGACACTCTGCTTCCCTAGCTCCtgcacacgccgccgcagttgCTCTTTCTCCTGCGACACTTGCACCAACTCCATCCGGAGGGACTGGGTGTCTTGCTCCATCTGTAGAATGCGTGCCACCGACATGTCAGTGGAGGTCAGCAGCTCGTTTCGCTCCCTTACAGCtgcggtgcgctgcgccaccgcttcctggagctgcagccgcaaGGACTCGATTTCGGCCACGTACTGTGCTTCTATTCGCTTGAGGGAGTTGCGCAAGCGACGCGTGTCTTGGCAGGATCGGCATTGGTGCAAGTAGCCGCTGTTATTCTTCGCCCAGGTTTCTCTGGACATCATCGTCACATCCTCCACGTCGCATTCGCCGGCATCGCACAGCACTGCGTCGTCGATAAACGCGGCACGCACCGGAGGCTCAAACAGCGCATCGACGCGACTGGCGGCGATcatggaggagggcgagtgtcgtctccgcggcggcggtgtggaAGCGCTAGAGAAAGACCAGTTCCCGGACATCCCTCTGATCTCCGCGCCGAGGCGTACGTGGGTGTGTATTCGTGTCTATGAGTATATACGTGTATGAGTAAGTAAGCGCTGCTCCCCGCTAAACGGCCTTCGTATGCACGCGAGATCATGGGcgtgggaggggggcggggtgtGAGGGCAGGCATAGCAAGACCCagaaagaggaaggaggTTGTGTGCATCAAAGTATATGTCCGCGGCAGCTGTTACGCGGGCAAGATGCACGCGAAAAAAATACCGCGCGCACAACAGAGGCTCGCGcaagagagcagcggcaaacGCCGTCATCGCTCACAGGCCTCGCACCTGCCCCAGCCAACTCTAACCCGCACACAGCTGAACGGATGAACGCAacagagagtgtgtgtgccctggtggagagagagagagagacagcaccATGGACACTTGAATGAGGGGGATGCTGGGGCTCCTCACACGCTTCCCACACATAGCGAAAAGCCGTGCCTGCTTACAGCACCTCCGTCGGCATTTCTTGCCACACTTctatctctccctctctctgtataTCTGCCCTTGCCCCTCCCAGTCCCACAACcctgcgctgcgcggccgcaGTTTTCGTTTATGGACTCCATCTGCTCCTCTACTTCTCGTTCTCTATGCTCCAGGAGTGAGCAGCGGCATGGCCGCGCAAGAcacaacaacagcaagaCTAAAGAAAACACGTCAGCATCGACCGCCGGTTCGCCCGCGCTGCGTCCTCGCTACTGCCGTCGTCCTCATCTGAGCAGGTTGATGCCCCAGCACAGAGCATCGCTGACTTCTCAACACGCCGAACCTCGACCGTGGCGCTCAGGTTCCTCGCCTTCTGCTTTCCCTCGCGAGCACTTCCCCGCCTGCGAAAACACACTATCGCTACGGGAAAGCCGCCGTGCCTAAAtggtgtgcatgcgcacatctTTCACAAAGACAGCCAGGAAGAAGAGCGCGCCTGGACgtccttttcgttttgtcTCCGTCATCGTGTCAGTCCAGCACGAACAAGTCCaggcagacacgcgcatgcgcagccacacaccccacccaccacgcTCCCGCTACGGCTACAGCTACAGCCTCGGCGTCTAGCACGAACGATCCCGCCGCCGAATCGGGGCCGCGTGCTTTACGgctcctctcttccttctgcacgccgtcgtccgcggtacctgcggcgccgtcggcgtcagAGGGACATGGGGTGGTCGGCATGCCTTCACCTGAGCGCACCGCGTCTACGGTCCTGCTCCAGggtcgaggcggtggcctctgTCGTCGGTGTGTAGTAGGCGGTGGTCCAGGTGCATCCCGGATGAGGTCGTGGAAGAGGCTCGCCAGCGTCCGCCCAGCGCCCGGCCTGCATGCTATCTTCCGCACTTAGTCGCTGCAACCCGCGGCACCCCAATGAGCCCGCGTGGAGACGCCCCACATCGCAGCccaggggggggaggggctcaTATCGGCACGCACTTTCCCGCGCCTCTCGCCGGCCATCGCTCGCGCCCTGCTGACCTCTGGGCTTCCACGCTGGCATGGGGCACACCCTgccagcggtgctgcacacCGCGTCAAGCACCGTGCTCGCGCTTGCGGATCATGCGGCCTGTTTGCAGCACAAACTTGTTGCCAGTGGGGAGTGGGAGGCGCGGGGGCCGTTGCCAGGATGGCTTGCCAGCATGTGCCGGCGACAGATGGAGCGACACAATGAGCCGGTGTGGCGGCATCGGGCACCCCACGCTCTCCCGTGTGCACGCGCCTCTTACACAAGACCGCGTGTCAGGCGGAAGGCGGCCCGTGCATAGGACATGCGCCGGCGTGCAAGCCGCTCGCAGCTTGTCGTCCTAAAGGAGAGCACAACAGGAGGCGgatgcgtgtatgtgtcgAATCGCTGGCACGATCCGTAGTGAGCTGGTACACGCGGGCTCACGGCTGCAACTcttgctggcgcagcacaaACCCagaccccctccccgcggAGAGGAAGAGTACGCACCCGTGCAAGAGGACTCTGTGCGGGCTCCTGGTTTCAACACAGAGTTGATATTGGACCCGTCCACCATAGCTAGGTGGTCGGCATTATCTTGGGAAGAGGCGATACAAACAAGCAAGGACACAGTCACAGTGATCCGTGTTGGCAGACGTCAGTGGGGATTACAGGGAGAGCAAGTCGGCCACGCCGAggggacacacacgcgacacAAGGCCCTCGCGAAGGCGGAAATATATAAGAAAAGGGTGCAAGAGTCCTGGGCCTACAAgcctgcaggaggaggacagagaccggcgagagagcagcgagcCAGCGGCAGACAACAGGCACGTGCGAGAGAAATTATGAGATATGCGCACATGGAGATCATCCACGCTCTCGTCTTTGTTtgcggctggtgctgggCTGCGGTTTCTTCGTGCATTGCCGCCCTACACCTCTTGTTGATCGGCTGGTTATTGTTTCTTTAacgtgtgcgcacgcacgtgtgtgtgcgttccgtgatgtggtgctgctgttgggCTGCTCTTATTTGTTTCTTTAAATGGCCACCGCTTTAGTAaacagagaggaagagaaggagaaggggagcgCCTCGTACCGGCACGTGAGCGGTTACCGCCctgcgctggtgcgtgcATGTCGATGTCGGTGCGACGGCTcctgtgtgcgcatgcgtgtgtacgtgtatgtgtgtgtgtgtattgtAGGGGGGGAAGCACGGATGAGACCACACAAGGGCAcgcgctcacgcacacaggaACCGCCACAGCCACACAGGCACTGAAAGATGGGCGAAGATACGCAAAACAGACACCTCATCTCTGCTTCGGGGTGTGCAGGGACGCGGGAGAGTATCCATGGCGAAAAGCATGAGGCGTCGAAGCAAAAGTAGGAAGAGGTACAGACACACGTGCGgtgagagcgagcgagaagcgggaggggggggggcacaaacacacacacacacgcggaggcACCTACGTACacaggaagagagagagagagaagagcgacaCTTTACCAAAACGAAAAGCGAAGGCAACCACACCACACTCGCACCGGGAGTGGGGATGTAAAAGGAGGCGAAAATAACCAACAACTAAACGTACTGTGATGATATTAGAGATGCAAAGAGCGCCTCGGCACGAAGGGCGGGCGATTTCCGGGAcacggggggagggagagagggacgcGTAGGCGGCCGGGGCAAGGATGCAAAGCGGGGCAGGGAGACGCGAAGAGTGGCGCGCGCCGTCTCCCCTGGTAACGGTAAGGTGATCACActgcgtgcgtatgtgtgtgtgtgtgtgtgtgccttgggggtgcgcggcgccacggccATCACACGCTACCAGTCGCACACACCATCCGCCGGACAAAGACACGTCCGTACAAGCAGCACTCAGATGGATCAGGCAGATGGGATCGGGCACGGAAAGGGCGACACATAAAAGGAGACCACTGCGACAAGTCGCCACTGTCGCGATCCTGGTCTATCTCGGCTCTCTGTGGGCTCACTACGCTAGCCAGCTCAAGAAACCTCTTTAATGGACATACGACTTCTTTGAGCGAGGAGCCGGGGGGACCGTGGGGGAGGAGCTGCCGTCGTGGCTGGAGCTGTttccgttgctgctgcccccaAGGCCGTGTCCGTTGGACGTCACTGCTCCTACGGCAACGGCCACCGCGGCTGCTCGTGCAGACGCCGGAGCTGGTAACTTGATGGACAGCGATGTCGGCGATTGCTCGCGGgagttgccgctgccggtgccgcctgGCGGACTCGTGGAGCCATTCgcgttggtgctgctgttgttcgCCTGATTACGCCGGCTGGCGGGCACCGGGATGGCAAGGCCGCTATCGCTGATTGGAGCTGGCGGGTTTGTCATGCAGCCGACGCCCCGGCCACGGCCGatcggtggcggtggcggcggcggcctaGCAACGCTACGCCCGCCGCGAACGACCCCACCACGCCCACGTG is part of the Leishmania major strain Friedlin complete genome, chromosome 25 genome and encodes:
- a CDS encoding putative Dynein light chain 1, cytoplasmic, with amino-acid sequence MSERKPDVKLADISPEMQTDALDIATKAIKEHHLEKDMAAHIKREFDKRYFPTWHCIVGRNFGADVEHEAKNFIYLYVGQVSVLLWKTA